In one window of Tubulanus polymorphus chromosome 3, tnTubPoly1.2, whole genome shotgun sequence DNA:
- the LOC141901305 gene encoding glutamate receptor-interacting protein 1-like isoform X1: MKIIDSCFPCFSKKNKRAENTGSFADQDRIDYEIEYRQATTDTISRARHVDDENKGIAVVELVKKEGCGLGLTLTGGVDKGDRPKITAIRPGGLAHRSDVVQGGDVIVSVNGIRTSNLRHEEVINLLKNVEERVLLELEYVLPDMPTNSRNVMSKTVEVLLEKDGLTFGFTIRGGDNNDKSKSRPLTVTQIRPGSAADRESSLKVGDRILAINGINVINMKLEEALLLLKRSDEEAVILVEYDVSVMDDVKNVCGPLLIEIDKNPGASLGITLTSSTSRNNKTAILVENVKEASIADRCGALHSGDQILAIDETSLEHMTLNEATQLLKSSVGEQMKLEILPLSKMRTRQMSTVQSMTPSWQGQTSMPPPPLTEPPLPPIPPPHHLPPPPSPPPPPPPPPPRSSSGKSSSSGKFVSIPVVSSSPVSSTYASSTSLASSHHTNSSQSTYMTFGTFGKLHSYRERAAFIRPRRGSVDTLLDERDEYGLAGSGGTPGQISHPEVTEITLVGDDRGVGIALHGGVFCKDIVTDAPVIDYIDAGRAADRCGLIQENDRLISINGQSVEGRPLDEVQRFLKEPNRKLVLEIEFEVADSVIPSAGTFNVKLAKRGGTLGITISAHKNRQAGEPLMICSIKRGSVAHRSGIIQPGDKLLAIDALRTHDLGIENAAQILQNVEDIVSLKIKKEENFTDDMDNAIICTVELQRHGGPLGITLSGTEEPFDPIIISGLTEGGLAERSGSLFIGDRLLAINDKSLRGRPLSDAMSMLQTAGDFISLRVARTAEPASGGQNNSSTGRKEILSKLHTAAYSDHDEKVSTPITSVDSALDSWDSSQAFDVVPMPVIQRPKPRLQDVYESGNVRIQVHNNRPHIPQRDSALSANSADSSDTQWDSASASCRNSASTDQADHDDWLRRIGDLQDNSDLHNILEAALKSKKGGKERVSFDDTFLNKLRQLKLKDENLKSMPNSSRYGDVDIMKLHTQIQSISAPTPTELLKVTLYKNSETDNFGFGLSDGLLEKGVYISAIRPGGPAEKCGVLRPFDRILQVNHVKTRDFDCCLVVPLIAASGNQIDLVVSRNPAAGDYSDTQSMRSVSSSHSADSQGSKTSRHSKTKYRQI, translated from the exons atgagAATAAAGGCATCGCAGTTGTCGAGCTCGTCAAAAAAGAAGGGTGTGGGTTAGGTCTGACGTTGACGG GTGGGGTGGATAAGGGTGACAGACCGAAGATAACGGCAATCAGACCGGGTGGTCTTGCTCACAG GAGTGATGTAGTTCAGGGTGGTGACGTGATTGTGTCCGTCAACGGAATCAGAACATCAAATTTACGCCATGAAGAAGTGATTAATCTCTTGAAGAATGTCGAAGAGCGAGTTCTTCTGGAACTCGAGTATGTGCTGCCTGATATGC CCACCAATTCTCGTAATGTGATGAGTAAAACAGTGGAGGTATTGCTGGAGAAAGATGGTCTGACGTTCGGTTTTACAATCCGTGGAGGAGACAATAACGACAAATCTAAATCCCGCCCATTAACTGTCACTCAAATCCGACCCGGTAGTGCTGCTGATAG AGAAAGCAGTCTGAAGGTCGGAGATCGTATTCTGGCTATAAACGGAATcaacgtgatcaatatgaaactggAAGAAGCTCTTTTACTATTAAAACGTTCCGACGAGGAAGCCGTAATACTCGTCGAGTATGACGTCTCCGTTATGG ACGACGTAAAAAACGTTTGCGGACCGTTGCTGATCGAGATCGACAAAAACCCAGGCGCCAGCCTCGGTATAACGCTTACGAGTTCGACCTCGAGGAACAATAAAACGGCCATTTTGGTCGAGAATGTAAAAGAAGCCAGCATAGCAGACAG ATGCGGTGCCCTACACAGCGGGGATCAAATCCTCGCAATCGACGAAACTAGTTTAGAACACATGACTCTAAACGAAGCGACGCAATTATTGAAATCAAGCGTCGGGGAACAAATGAAACTCGAGATTCTACCTCTCAGTAAAATGAGAACTCGTCAAATGTCGACCGTACAGAGTATGACTCCGTCGTGGCAGGGTCAAACATCGATGCCTCCGCCGCCGTTAACAGAGCCGCCGTTACCGCCCATACCCCCTCCTCATCATCTCCCCCCTCCTCCTTCACCACCCCCTCCGCCGCCGCCACCGCCACCCAGATCGAGCTCCGGCAAATCGAGCAGCTCCGGAAAAT TTGTATCCATTCCTGTGGTATCGTCGTCGCCGGTAAGCAGTACGTACGCCAGTAGCACGAGCCTCGCCAGTTCACATCACACGAACAGCTCGCAGAGTACGTACATGACGTTCGGCACGTTCGGTAAACTGCACAGTTACCGTGAACGAGCGGCGTTCATACGGCCGCGACGCGGATCCGTCG ATACACTGTTGGATGAACGAGATGAATACGGTTTAGCAG GTTCAGGCGGAACGCCCGGTCAGATAAGTCACCCGGAAGTTACGGAAATCACGTTAGTCGGTGATGATCGCGGGGTTGGTATCGCTTTACACGGAGGAGTTTTCTGTAAGGATATCGTCACCGATGCTCCGGTTATTGACTATATCGATGCTGGACGTGCTGCTGACAG gtgtGGTTTGATACAGGAAAACGACCGGTTGATATCGATAAACGGTCAATCAGTCGAAGGTCGACCACTCGACGAAGTGCAACGATTCCTTAAAGAACCAAATCGTAAGCTGGTTCTCGAAATCGAATTCGAAGTAGCCG attcagtgATTCCGTCTGCCGGAACGTTCAATGTGAAACTAGCGAAAAGAGGCGGTACGTTAGGTATCACTATATCGGCTCATAAAAACCGTCAAGCCGGTGAACCATTGATGATCTGTAGCATCAAACGAGGCAGCGTCGCTCACAG GTCTGGTATAATTCAACCCGGTGATAAACTGTTAGCGATCGACGCGTTACGCACGCACGATCTCGGTATCGAAAACGCTGCACAAATACTACAGAACGTCGAAGACATCGTAAGCCTTAAAATCAAGAAAGAAGAAAACTTTACTG ATGATATGGATAACGCGATCATATGTACAGTAGAATTACAACGACACGGAGGACCGCTTGGTATAACACTTTCGGGAACTGAAGAACCGTTTGATCCGATTATCATCTCCGGTCTAACTGAAGGTGGATTAGCAGAACG TTCTGGTTCTCTGTTTATCGGTGATCGTCTGCTCGCTATCAATGATAAGAGTCTACGAGGACGCCCTCTATCCGACGCGATGTCGATGCTGCAGACGGCCGGTGATTTCATCAGTTTACGCGTCGCTCGGACTGCCGAACCGGCTTCAG GCGGTCAAAATAACAGTTCAACCGGCAGGAAAGAG ATATTGAGTAAACTGCATACGGCAGCGTACAGCGACCACGATGAGAAGGTCAGTACTCCTATAACGAGCGTTGATAGCGCTCTCGACTCGTGGGACAGCAGTCAAGCGTTTGATGTCGTTCCTATGCCGGTCATTCAGCGACCGAAACCAAGACTACAAGACGTTTATGAATCAG GAAATGTCCGCATCCAGGTTCATAATAACAGACCACACATTCCACAGCGCGATTCGGCTCTCAGCGCGAACAGCGCTGATAGCAGCGACACGCAGTGGGATTCGGCGTCGGCGAGCTGTCGTAACAGCGCCAGCACCGACCAGGCCGACCACGACGACTGGCTACGTCGTATCGGCGACCTGCAGGACAACTCCGACCTGCACAACATTCTCGAGGCGGCGTTGAAGTCGAAAAAGGGCGGCAAAGAACGCGTCAGTTTCGACGACACGTTTTTGAATAAACTACgacaattaaaactgaaaGACGAGAATTTGAAGAGTATGCCGAACAGTAGTCGCTACGGCGACGTCGATATTATGAAATTACACACTCAAATCCAGTCGATATCGGCCCCGACTCCGACCGAACTGCTGAAAGTGACTCTTTACAAGAATTCGGAAACGGATAATTTCGGTTTCGGATTATCGGACGGTTTGTTGGAGAAGGGTGTTTATATCAGCGCGATACGGCCCGGCGGTCCGGCGGAGAAGTGCggagttttaaggccatttgATAGGATATTACAG gtaaACCACGTGAAAACACGAGATTTCGATTGTTGTTTGGTCGTGCCGTTGATCGCCGCGTCCGGTAACCAGATCGACCTGGTCGTCAGTCGGAATCCGGCGGCCGGCGATTACTCGGATACTCAGTCGATGCGATCGGTCAGTTCGTCTCATTCGGCCGACAGTCAGGGTTCGAAAACTTCCCGACATTCGAAAACGAAATATCGACAAATATGA
- the LOC141901305 gene encoding glutamate receptor-interacting protein 1-like isoform X2 produces the protein MKIIDSCFPCFSKKNKRAENTGSFADQDRIDYEIEYRQATTDTISRARHVDDENKGIAVVELVKKEGCGLGLTLTGGVDKGDRPKITAIRPGGLAHRSDVVQGGDVIVSVNGIRTSNLRHEEVINLLKNVEERVLLELEYVLPDMPTNSRNVMSKTVEVLLEKDGLTFGFTIRGGDNNDKSKSRPLTVTQIRPGSAADRESSLKVGDRILAINGINVINMKLEEALLLLKRSDEEAVILVEYDVSVMDDVKNVCGPLLIEIDKNPGASLGITLTSSTSRNNKTAILVENVKEASIADRCGALHSGDQILAIDETSLEHMTLNEATQLLKSSVGEQMKLEILPLSKMRTRQMSTVQSMTPSWQGQTSMPPPPLTEPPLPPIPPPHHLPPPPSPPPPPPPPPPRSSSGKSSSSGKFVSIPVVSSSPVSSTYASSTSLASSHHTNSSQSTYMTFGTFGKLHSYRERAAFIRPRRGSVGSGGTPGQISHPEVTEITLVGDDRGVGIALHGGVFCKDIVTDAPVIDYIDAGRAADRCGLIQENDRLISINGQSVEGRPLDEVQRFLKEPNRKLVLEIEFEVADSVIPSAGTFNVKLAKRGGTLGITISAHKNRQAGEPLMICSIKRGSVAHRSGIIQPGDKLLAIDALRTHDLGIENAAQILQNVEDIVSLKIKKEENFTDDMDNAIICTVELQRHGGPLGITLSGTEEPFDPIIISGLTEGGLAERSGSLFIGDRLLAINDKSLRGRPLSDAMSMLQTAGDFISLRVARTAEPASGGQNNSSTGRKEILSKLHTAAYSDHDEKVSTPITSVDSALDSWDSSQAFDVVPMPVIQRPKPRLQDVYESGNVRIQVHNNRPHIPQRDSALSANSADSSDTQWDSASASCRNSASTDQADHDDWLRRIGDLQDNSDLHNILEAALKSKKGGKERVSFDDTFLNKLRQLKLKDENLKSMPNSSRYGDVDIMKLHTQIQSISAPTPTELLKVTLYKNSETDNFGFGLSDGLLEKGVYISAIRPGGPAEKCGVLRPFDRILQVNHVKTRDFDCCLVVPLIAASGNQIDLVVSRNPAAGDYSDTQSMRSVSSSHSADSQGSKTSRHSKTKYRQI, from the exons atgagAATAAAGGCATCGCAGTTGTCGAGCTCGTCAAAAAAGAAGGGTGTGGGTTAGGTCTGACGTTGACGG GTGGGGTGGATAAGGGTGACAGACCGAAGATAACGGCAATCAGACCGGGTGGTCTTGCTCACAG GAGTGATGTAGTTCAGGGTGGTGACGTGATTGTGTCCGTCAACGGAATCAGAACATCAAATTTACGCCATGAAGAAGTGATTAATCTCTTGAAGAATGTCGAAGAGCGAGTTCTTCTGGAACTCGAGTATGTGCTGCCTGATATGC CCACCAATTCTCGTAATGTGATGAGTAAAACAGTGGAGGTATTGCTGGAGAAAGATGGTCTGACGTTCGGTTTTACAATCCGTGGAGGAGACAATAACGACAAATCTAAATCCCGCCCATTAACTGTCACTCAAATCCGACCCGGTAGTGCTGCTGATAG AGAAAGCAGTCTGAAGGTCGGAGATCGTATTCTGGCTATAAACGGAATcaacgtgatcaatatgaaactggAAGAAGCTCTTTTACTATTAAAACGTTCCGACGAGGAAGCCGTAATACTCGTCGAGTATGACGTCTCCGTTATGG ACGACGTAAAAAACGTTTGCGGACCGTTGCTGATCGAGATCGACAAAAACCCAGGCGCCAGCCTCGGTATAACGCTTACGAGTTCGACCTCGAGGAACAATAAAACGGCCATTTTGGTCGAGAATGTAAAAGAAGCCAGCATAGCAGACAG ATGCGGTGCCCTACACAGCGGGGATCAAATCCTCGCAATCGACGAAACTAGTTTAGAACACATGACTCTAAACGAAGCGACGCAATTATTGAAATCAAGCGTCGGGGAACAAATGAAACTCGAGATTCTACCTCTCAGTAAAATGAGAACTCGTCAAATGTCGACCGTACAGAGTATGACTCCGTCGTGGCAGGGTCAAACATCGATGCCTCCGCCGCCGTTAACAGAGCCGCCGTTACCGCCCATACCCCCTCCTCATCATCTCCCCCCTCCTCCTTCACCACCCCCTCCGCCGCCGCCACCGCCACCCAGATCGAGCTCCGGCAAATCGAGCAGCTCCGGAAAAT TTGTATCCATTCCTGTGGTATCGTCGTCGCCGGTAAGCAGTACGTACGCCAGTAGCACGAGCCTCGCCAGTTCACATCACACGAACAGCTCGCAGAGTACGTACATGACGTTCGGCACGTTCGGTAAACTGCACAGTTACCGTGAACGAGCGGCGTTCATACGGCCGCGACGCGGATCCGTCG GTTCAGGCGGAACGCCCGGTCAGATAAGTCACCCGGAAGTTACGGAAATCACGTTAGTCGGTGATGATCGCGGGGTTGGTATCGCTTTACACGGAGGAGTTTTCTGTAAGGATATCGTCACCGATGCTCCGGTTATTGACTATATCGATGCTGGACGTGCTGCTGACAG gtgtGGTTTGATACAGGAAAACGACCGGTTGATATCGATAAACGGTCAATCAGTCGAAGGTCGACCACTCGACGAAGTGCAACGATTCCTTAAAGAACCAAATCGTAAGCTGGTTCTCGAAATCGAATTCGAAGTAGCCG attcagtgATTCCGTCTGCCGGAACGTTCAATGTGAAACTAGCGAAAAGAGGCGGTACGTTAGGTATCACTATATCGGCTCATAAAAACCGTCAAGCCGGTGAACCATTGATGATCTGTAGCATCAAACGAGGCAGCGTCGCTCACAG GTCTGGTATAATTCAACCCGGTGATAAACTGTTAGCGATCGACGCGTTACGCACGCACGATCTCGGTATCGAAAACGCTGCACAAATACTACAGAACGTCGAAGACATCGTAAGCCTTAAAATCAAGAAAGAAGAAAACTTTACTG ATGATATGGATAACGCGATCATATGTACAGTAGAATTACAACGACACGGAGGACCGCTTGGTATAACACTTTCGGGAACTGAAGAACCGTTTGATCCGATTATCATCTCCGGTCTAACTGAAGGTGGATTAGCAGAACG TTCTGGTTCTCTGTTTATCGGTGATCGTCTGCTCGCTATCAATGATAAGAGTCTACGAGGACGCCCTCTATCCGACGCGATGTCGATGCTGCAGACGGCCGGTGATTTCATCAGTTTACGCGTCGCTCGGACTGCCGAACCGGCTTCAG GCGGTCAAAATAACAGTTCAACCGGCAGGAAAGAG ATATTGAGTAAACTGCATACGGCAGCGTACAGCGACCACGATGAGAAGGTCAGTACTCCTATAACGAGCGTTGATAGCGCTCTCGACTCGTGGGACAGCAGTCAAGCGTTTGATGTCGTTCCTATGCCGGTCATTCAGCGACCGAAACCAAGACTACAAGACGTTTATGAATCAG GAAATGTCCGCATCCAGGTTCATAATAACAGACCACACATTCCACAGCGCGATTCGGCTCTCAGCGCGAACAGCGCTGATAGCAGCGACACGCAGTGGGATTCGGCGTCGGCGAGCTGTCGTAACAGCGCCAGCACCGACCAGGCCGACCACGACGACTGGCTACGTCGTATCGGCGACCTGCAGGACAACTCCGACCTGCACAACATTCTCGAGGCGGCGTTGAAGTCGAAAAAGGGCGGCAAAGAACGCGTCAGTTTCGACGACACGTTTTTGAATAAACTACgacaattaaaactgaaaGACGAGAATTTGAAGAGTATGCCGAACAGTAGTCGCTACGGCGACGTCGATATTATGAAATTACACACTCAAATCCAGTCGATATCGGCCCCGACTCCGACCGAACTGCTGAAAGTGACTCTTTACAAGAATTCGGAAACGGATAATTTCGGTTTCGGATTATCGGACGGTTTGTTGGAGAAGGGTGTTTATATCAGCGCGATACGGCCCGGCGGTCCGGCGGAGAAGTGCggagttttaaggccatttgATAGGATATTACAG gtaaACCACGTGAAAACACGAGATTTCGATTGTTGTTTGGTCGTGCCGTTGATCGCCGCGTCCGGTAACCAGATCGACCTGGTCGTCAGTCGGAATCCGGCGGCCGGCGATTACTCGGATACTCAGTCGATGCGATCGGTCAGTTCGTCTCATTCGGCCGACAGTCAGGGTTCGAAAACTTCCCGACATTCGAAAACGAAATATCGACAAATATGA
- the LOC141901305 gene encoding glutamate receptor-interacting protein 1-like isoform X3 translates to MLSCILDQDYEIEYRQATTDTISRARHVDDENKGIAVVELVKKEGCGLGLTLTGGVDKGDRPKITAIRPGGLAHRSDVVQGGDVIVSVNGIRTSNLRHEEVINLLKNVEERVLLELEYVLPDMPTNSRNVMSKTVEVLLEKDGLTFGFTIRGGDNNDKSKSRPLTVTQIRPGSAADRESSLKVGDRILAINGINVINMKLEEALLLLKRSDEEAVILVEYDVSVMDDVKNVCGPLLIEIDKNPGASLGITLTSSTSRNNKTAILVENVKEASIADRCGALHSGDQILAIDETSLEHMTLNEATQLLKSSVGEQMKLEILPLSKMRTRQMSTVQSMTPSWQGQTSMPPPPLTEPPLPPIPPPHHLPPPPSPPPPPPPPPPRSSSGKSSSSGKFVSIPVVSSSPVSSTYASSTSLASSHHTNSSQSTYMTFGTFGKLHSYRERAAFIRPRRGSVDTLLDERDEYGLAGSGGTPGQISHPEVTEITLVGDDRGVGIALHGGVFCKDIVTDAPVIDYIDAGRAADRCGLIQENDRLISINGQSVEGRPLDEVQRFLKEPNRKLVLEIEFEVADSVIPSAGTFNVKLAKRGGTLGITISAHKNRQAGEPLMICSIKRGSVAHRSGIIQPGDKLLAIDALRTHDLGIENAAQILQNVEDIVSLKIKKEENFTDDMDNAIICTVELQRHGGPLGITLSGTEEPFDPIIISGLTEGGLAERSGSLFIGDRLLAINDKSLRGRPLSDAMSMLQTAGDFISLRVARTAEPASGGQNNSSTGRKEILSKLHTAAYSDHDEKVSTPITSVDSALDSWDSSQAFDVVPMPVIQRPKPRLQDVYESGNVRIQVHNNRPHIPQRDSALSANSADSSDTQWDSASASCRNSASTDQADHDDWLRRIGDLQDNSDLHNILEAALKSKKGGKERVSFDDTFLNKLRQLKLKDENLKSMPNSSRYGDVDIMKLHTQIQSISAPTPTELLKVTLYKNSETDNFGFGLSDGLLEKGVYISAIRPGGPAEKCGVLRPFDRILQVNHVKTRDFDCCLVVPLIAASGNQIDLVVSRNPAAGDYSDTQSMRSVSSSHSADSQGSKTSRHSKTKYRQI, encoded by the exons atgagAATAAAGGCATCGCAGTTGTCGAGCTCGTCAAAAAAGAAGGGTGTGGGTTAGGTCTGACGTTGACGG GTGGGGTGGATAAGGGTGACAGACCGAAGATAACGGCAATCAGACCGGGTGGTCTTGCTCACAG GAGTGATGTAGTTCAGGGTGGTGACGTGATTGTGTCCGTCAACGGAATCAGAACATCAAATTTACGCCATGAAGAAGTGATTAATCTCTTGAAGAATGTCGAAGAGCGAGTTCTTCTGGAACTCGAGTATGTGCTGCCTGATATGC CCACCAATTCTCGTAATGTGATGAGTAAAACAGTGGAGGTATTGCTGGAGAAAGATGGTCTGACGTTCGGTTTTACAATCCGTGGAGGAGACAATAACGACAAATCTAAATCCCGCCCATTAACTGTCACTCAAATCCGACCCGGTAGTGCTGCTGATAG AGAAAGCAGTCTGAAGGTCGGAGATCGTATTCTGGCTATAAACGGAATcaacgtgatcaatatgaaactggAAGAAGCTCTTTTACTATTAAAACGTTCCGACGAGGAAGCCGTAATACTCGTCGAGTATGACGTCTCCGTTATGG ACGACGTAAAAAACGTTTGCGGACCGTTGCTGATCGAGATCGACAAAAACCCAGGCGCCAGCCTCGGTATAACGCTTACGAGTTCGACCTCGAGGAACAATAAAACGGCCATTTTGGTCGAGAATGTAAAAGAAGCCAGCATAGCAGACAG ATGCGGTGCCCTACACAGCGGGGATCAAATCCTCGCAATCGACGAAACTAGTTTAGAACACATGACTCTAAACGAAGCGACGCAATTATTGAAATCAAGCGTCGGGGAACAAATGAAACTCGAGATTCTACCTCTCAGTAAAATGAGAACTCGTCAAATGTCGACCGTACAGAGTATGACTCCGTCGTGGCAGGGTCAAACATCGATGCCTCCGCCGCCGTTAACAGAGCCGCCGTTACCGCCCATACCCCCTCCTCATCATCTCCCCCCTCCTCCTTCACCACCCCCTCCGCCGCCGCCACCGCCACCCAGATCGAGCTCCGGCAAATCGAGCAGCTCCGGAAAAT TTGTATCCATTCCTGTGGTATCGTCGTCGCCGGTAAGCAGTACGTACGCCAGTAGCACGAGCCTCGCCAGTTCACATCACACGAACAGCTCGCAGAGTACGTACATGACGTTCGGCACGTTCGGTAAACTGCACAGTTACCGTGAACGAGCGGCGTTCATACGGCCGCGACGCGGATCCGTCG ATACACTGTTGGATGAACGAGATGAATACGGTTTAGCAG GTTCAGGCGGAACGCCCGGTCAGATAAGTCACCCGGAAGTTACGGAAATCACGTTAGTCGGTGATGATCGCGGGGTTGGTATCGCTTTACACGGAGGAGTTTTCTGTAAGGATATCGTCACCGATGCTCCGGTTATTGACTATATCGATGCTGGACGTGCTGCTGACAG gtgtGGTTTGATACAGGAAAACGACCGGTTGATATCGATAAACGGTCAATCAGTCGAAGGTCGACCACTCGACGAAGTGCAACGATTCCTTAAAGAACCAAATCGTAAGCTGGTTCTCGAAATCGAATTCGAAGTAGCCG attcagtgATTCCGTCTGCCGGAACGTTCAATGTGAAACTAGCGAAAAGAGGCGGTACGTTAGGTATCACTATATCGGCTCATAAAAACCGTCAAGCCGGTGAACCATTGATGATCTGTAGCATCAAACGAGGCAGCGTCGCTCACAG GTCTGGTATAATTCAACCCGGTGATAAACTGTTAGCGATCGACGCGTTACGCACGCACGATCTCGGTATCGAAAACGCTGCACAAATACTACAGAACGTCGAAGACATCGTAAGCCTTAAAATCAAGAAAGAAGAAAACTTTACTG ATGATATGGATAACGCGATCATATGTACAGTAGAATTACAACGACACGGAGGACCGCTTGGTATAACACTTTCGGGAACTGAAGAACCGTTTGATCCGATTATCATCTCCGGTCTAACTGAAGGTGGATTAGCAGAACG TTCTGGTTCTCTGTTTATCGGTGATCGTCTGCTCGCTATCAATGATAAGAGTCTACGAGGACGCCCTCTATCCGACGCGATGTCGATGCTGCAGACGGCCGGTGATTTCATCAGTTTACGCGTCGCTCGGACTGCCGAACCGGCTTCAG GCGGTCAAAATAACAGTTCAACCGGCAGGAAAGAG ATATTGAGTAAACTGCATACGGCAGCGTACAGCGACCACGATGAGAAGGTCAGTACTCCTATAACGAGCGTTGATAGCGCTCTCGACTCGTGGGACAGCAGTCAAGCGTTTGATGTCGTTCCTATGCCGGTCATTCAGCGACCGAAACCAAGACTACAAGACGTTTATGAATCAG GAAATGTCCGCATCCAGGTTCATAATAACAGACCACACATTCCACAGCGCGATTCGGCTCTCAGCGCGAACAGCGCTGATAGCAGCGACACGCAGTGGGATTCGGCGTCGGCGAGCTGTCGTAACAGCGCCAGCACCGACCAGGCCGACCACGACGACTGGCTACGTCGTATCGGCGACCTGCAGGACAACTCCGACCTGCACAACATTCTCGAGGCGGCGTTGAAGTCGAAAAAGGGCGGCAAAGAACGCGTCAGTTTCGACGACACGTTTTTGAATAAACTACgacaattaaaactgaaaGACGAGAATTTGAAGAGTATGCCGAACAGTAGTCGCTACGGCGACGTCGATATTATGAAATTACACACTCAAATCCAGTCGATATCGGCCCCGACTCCGACCGAACTGCTGAAAGTGACTCTTTACAAGAATTCGGAAACGGATAATTTCGGTTTCGGATTATCGGACGGTTTGTTGGAGAAGGGTGTTTATATCAGCGCGATACGGCCCGGCGGTCCGGCGGAGAAGTGCggagttttaaggccatttgATAGGATATTACAG gtaaACCACGTGAAAACACGAGATTTCGATTGTTGTTTGGTCGTGCCGTTGATCGCCGCGTCCGGTAACCAGATCGACCTGGTCGTCAGTCGGAATCCGGCGGCCGGCGATTACTCGGATACTCAGTCGATGCGATCGGTCAGTTCGTCTCATTCGGCCGACAGTCAGGGTTCGAAAACTTCCCGACATTCGAAAACGAAATATCGACAAATATGA
- the LOC141902248 gene encoding monocarboxylate transporter 14-like, with amino-acid sequence MAKTTWNVSSLARKKTCPMPDTRWIVVISAFTAGFITAGISYSTSIYYVEWIESFGESYSLTSTVASLNIGLSALLGPLAGVLVSYIGYSWVFIIAGLVSLTGMLSAVFANNIYVLIVTFGIITGFGYGIAFSPLVVMAPTFFPEKQALAQGFAISGIGLGTIVMPLLIESTFVSYGWRGSVLILAGISLNLTVCGVMIRLVPKLKHHEQPKTKKNVLELSILKFVPFILLLIHGFLFSMAMSVMFVHLTALVQYLTNVSKLDASRFLMGYGIANFTGRVIQGVIAHIEKIHIFSQMLLSYMIMAICVILMTLTKEFWIMLIFGCVTSFMSVPNGILWPAITSEIVGYERLEIGFCYTNFACGIGLIVGAPIAGWIYSTSDDYKWSLYFTAVSIVCSVIVLLPPWWTSFNEHRRREVVSDFEMEAPHTISPIISPTKPLISQQNETVNH; translated from the exons ATGGCTAAAACGACATGGAATGTGTCGAGTTTGGCCAGAAAAAAAACCTGTCCGATGCCAGATACACGCTGGATTGTCGTTATATCAGCGTTTACTGCAGGATTCATAACAGCTGGAATCTCATACTCTACGAGTATTTATTACGTCGAATGGATTGAGTCGTTTGGTGAGAGTTATTCGTTAACGAGTACTGTAGCATCGTTAAATATCGGTTTATCAGCTTTGCTGG GTCCATTAGCTGGTGTCCTAGTCAGTTATATTGGCTATAGCTGGGTATTCATAATTGCCGGACTTGTTTCGTTAACCGGGATGTTGTCAGCCGTATTTGCAAACAATATCTATGTTTTAATAGTTACATTCGGTATAATCACAG gatttgGTTATGGTATCGCATTCTCGCCGTTAGTTGTCATGGCACCTACGTTTTTTCCTGAAAAACAGGCATTAGCGCAGGGATTTGCAATTTCCGGAATAGGATTAGGAACGATTGTTATGCCGCTTTTAATTGAATCTACCTTTGTATCATACGGTTGGCGCGGTAGCGTGTTGATTCTAGCTGGTATTTCTCTTAATCTGACTGTATGCGGAGTAATGATTCGCCTGGTTCCTAAACTAAAACACCACGAACAGccaaaaaccaaaaagaacGTCTTAGAactttcgattttgaaattcgtACCTTTTATACTATTGCTGATCCACGGGTTTCTATTTTCGATGGCAATGTCAGTAATGTTCGTGCATCTGACGGCTCTGGTGCAGTACCTCACGAACGTCAGTAAACTAGATGCCAGCCGCTTTTTAATGGGATACGGTATAGCTAATTTCACAGGCCGTGTAATCCAAGGTGTTATTGCTCATATAGAGAAAATACACATATTTTCTCAGATGCTATTATCCTATATGATAATGGCGATATGTGTAATACTAATGACTTTAACGAAAGAATTCTGGATAATGCTTATATTCGGTTGTGTAACTAGTTTTATGTCGGTACCTAATGGAATATTATGGCCAGCTATAACGAGTGAAATTGTTGGCTACGAACGATTAGAGATTGGATTCTGTTATACTAATTTCGCCTGTGGTATAGGACTGATCGTCGGAGCCCCGATCGCTGGCTGGATTTATTCTACCAGTGATGATTATAAATGGTCGCTTTATTTCACTGCAGTTTCTATAGTCTGTTCCGTAATAGTTCTGTTGCCTCCGTGGTGGACGAGTTTTAATGAACACAGGCGGCGTGAAGTCGTTTCAGACTTTGAGATGGAAGCTCCTCATACAATATCTCCTATAATATCGCCGACGAAACCGCTCATCAGTCAGCAGAATGAAACTgtaaaccattga